The Streptomyces phaeolivaceus genome has a window encoding:
- a CDS encoding Tat pathway signal protein — protein sequence MSEPVQRRSLLKMAAGAAATGWLWQAGAPAHAAGGRTDASSSALDTLVLGDRASERAHGLATTLSEVVTGGLGEAARVLNPPQAAGFWGGTLKADLACRPKGPTYVTIKLWGSEHGEDLGRLQLFAEGEQVGHYHLGAVDPLDIAAEDPRTPERFYFHTLALPAELTAGKRKVSLEVRSMGRIAGYAQSAADYYKDMTGPSRTIYRLYTHDEPYFAPADDDVTGTLPEPRTRTSPGSEIVDTITARVVAQAAAEASRTSPQLDLWYLEFLARAYAMPSTGAYRNGAVPGQITSSLDAIYWKYLSDAKVMTDSSQQWMGLGRAGLVLLALADELEPLLDEPVIGSPGAISNPGFEYGTSGWRSATWAGSGTTSRDTSVHRTGTASAKVTVPSAGTVGWVTSSKIPVDQGTYTYGTWVRTDGVGTNKAYLDVLFFDANGKIVGGDNKFYASGGTHDWEQVTARLATPASATRTEIHLRLEGAGTVWFDDLTLAPPSGSSYAPVIRRDAWTRMLLDSREYWRQHFPQYTNQAIICAIGLYLADRGLTWLGSDKAWGEKKARGYLYQSVGLTPWLGPEAEDGTPTKPLGGSYHQVTEKGVSKELGYAGNYGELQDWLSLVHDAVTGIGGVQDDELHAHLVKMTKARAVFHHPALDADGYRTMRIEAVTGWRDAEYPGKIAYDEGDKWDGHPLRLAALLKDPELTAYARQSLDEGQVFEVLKKTYDLGASARTNLNLLSTADDYAYISEAPATATRLPMTPGAPDLVFSDEENGLVAVKHGDEILYASLYWRARWGVNRLARVHLITAEGVERSATIWQDVDFDPDGRSFTEPDWVNFEFAVGDLAIPDGGFPPPGDTVHQAFAGQVLPLAKAPADVPAIPVGEESPFAGRASFHRCAYGPYLIAMNTTTDRTYTLTTEDFGPSRDLVTGARVGTGEKIRVKPGRTVVLRKRR from the coding sequence ATGTCCGAACCCGTCCAGCGGAGATCCCTGCTCAAAATGGCCGCCGGTGCCGCCGCAACGGGCTGGCTGTGGCAGGCCGGGGCCCCCGCCCACGCCGCCGGAGGCAGGACGGACGCGTCCTCGTCCGCGCTCGACACGCTCGTCCTCGGCGACCGGGCCTCCGAGCGCGCCCACGGTCTCGCGACGACACTCTCGGAGGTCGTCACCGGTGGTCTCGGTGAGGCGGCCCGGGTGCTCAACCCGCCGCAGGCGGCCGGTTTCTGGGGTGGCACCCTCAAGGCGGACCTGGCCTGCCGCCCCAAGGGTCCGACGTACGTGACCATCAAGCTGTGGGGCTCGGAGCACGGCGAGGACCTCGGACGGCTCCAGCTCTTCGCGGAGGGCGAGCAGGTGGGCCACTACCACCTCGGCGCCGTGGACCCGCTCGACATCGCCGCCGAGGACCCGCGCACACCCGAGCGCTTCTACTTCCACACGCTCGCCCTGCCCGCCGAACTCACCGCGGGCAAGCGCAAGGTGAGCCTGGAGGTCCGTTCGATGGGCCGGATCGCGGGCTACGCGCAGTCGGCGGCCGACTACTACAAGGACATGACCGGCCCCAGCCGCACGATCTACCGCCTCTACACCCACGACGAGCCGTACTTCGCCCCCGCCGACGACGATGTCACCGGCACGCTCCCGGAACCGCGCACGCGCACCTCGCCCGGCAGCGAGATCGTGGACACCATCACCGCCCGGGTCGTCGCGCAGGCCGCCGCCGAGGCGTCCCGTACCTCGCCGCAACTCGACCTGTGGTACCTGGAGTTCCTGGCCCGCGCCTACGCGATGCCCAGCACCGGCGCGTACCGCAACGGCGCGGTGCCGGGGCAGATCACCAGCAGCCTGGACGCCATCTACTGGAAGTACCTGTCCGACGCGAAGGTCATGACCGACTCCAGCCAGCAGTGGATGGGGCTCGGCCGGGCGGGTCTGGTTCTGCTGGCGCTCGCCGACGAGTTGGAGCCGCTGCTCGACGAGCCGGTCATCGGCTCGCCCGGTGCGATCTCCAACCCCGGCTTCGAGTACGGCACTTCGGGCTGGCGGTCCGCGACCTGGGCCGGCAGTGGCACCACCTCCCGCGACACCTCCGTCCACCGCACCGGCACCGCCTCGGCCAAGGTGACCGTCCCGTCGGCCGGCACGGTCGGCTGGGTGACCTCGTCCAAGATCCCTGTGGATCAAGGGACTTACACGTACGGCACGTGGGTCAGGACCGATGGCGTGGGCACGAACAAGGCGTATCTGGACGTGCTGTTCTTCGACGCGAACGGCAAGATCGTCGGCGGGGACAACAAGTTCTACGCCTCCGGAGGCACCCACGACTGGGAGCAGGTGACCGCCCGGCTCGCCACGCCCGCCTCGGCGACCCGGACAGAGATTCACCTCCGGCTCGAAGGCGCGGGCACGGTCTGGTTCGACGACCTGACCCTCGCCCCGCCGTCCGGGTCCTCGTACGCCCCGGTGATCCGCCGGGACGCCTGGACGAGGATGCTCCTCGACAGCCGCGAGTACTGGCGGCAGCACTTCCCGCAGTACACCAACCAGGCCATCATCTGCGCCATCGGCCTCTATCTCGCCGACCGGGGCCTGACCTGGCTCGGCTCGGACAAGGCCTGGGGCGAGAAGAAGGCCCGCGGCTACCTCTACCAGTCCGTGGGCCTCACCCCCTGGCTGGGCCCGGAGGCCGAGGACGGCACCCCGACCAAGCCGCTCGGCGGCTCGTACCACCAGGTCACCGAGAAGGGCGTCTCCAAGGAACTCGGCTACGCCGGCAACTACGGCGAGCTCCAGGACTGGCTGTCCCTCGTCCACGACGCGGTGACCGGCATCGGCGGGGTGCAGGACGACGAACTCCACGCCCACCTGGTGAAGATGACCAAGGCCCGCGCCGTCTTCCACCATCCCGCGCTGGACGCCGACGGCTACCGCACCATGCGCATCGAGGCCGTGACCGGCTGGCGGGACGCCGAGTACCCCGGGAAGATCGCCTACGACGAGGGCGACAAGTGGGACGGCCATCCGCTGCGCCTCGCCGCCCTGCTCAAGGACCCCGAACTGACCGCCTACGCCCGGCAGTCCCTCGACGAGGGACAGGTCTTCGAGGTCCTGAAGAAGACGTACGACCTCGGCGCCTCCGCCCGCACCAACCTCAACCTCCTGTCCACCGCCGACGACTACGCGTACATCAGCGAGGCCCCGGCGACCGCCACGCGCCTGCCCATGACGCCCGGCGCGCCGGACCTCGTCTTCTCCGACGAGGAGAACGGCCTGGTCGCGGTCAAGCACGGCGACGAGATCCTCTACGCCTCCCTGTACTGGCGGGCCCGCTGGGGCGTCAACCGCCTCGCCCGCGTGCACCTGATCACGGCCGAGGGCGTCGAACGCTCCGCGACGATCTGGCAGGACGTCGACTTCGACCCCGACGGCCGCTCGTTCACCGAGCCCGACTGGGTCAACTTCGAGTTCGCGGTCGGCGATCTCGCCATCCCCGACGGCGGCTTCCCGCCGCCCGGCGACACCGTCCACCAGGCCTTCGCCGGCCAGGTACTGCCCTTGGCCAAGGCACCCGCCGACGTGCCGGCGATCCCG